In the genome of Tsukamurella tyrosinosolvens, one region contains:
- a CDS encoding glycosyltransferase 87 family protein: MEPHAVWAMFAFVGYCGCAGMLLRRRWSIGAIAAVSAGFCAVLPGVALIVRGLSQHEVGIVRDGAIRALASASPYVTDPAVVDDVFPYFPLMSVFGIPGAAFGENPLGDPRISFTLFFAVVTWVSLRRLVDTKIAVRAEMLMIACPLVAIPIATGGVDLPVAALAGLAVITLWTGEYRLNAIVVGVGCAIKFTFWPLAAMMIVVQVRRGRRAEIRRWAAVVAAIVGAAVLPAVLVDPRGFARSAIEFPLGLSAIESPAGASALGGALAEKGFLGYAGIVTSLLASAVAITWIALAKRHLGLTDILLLAAAGYTILFLVSPVSRAGYFVLPFVLGVLGVVAQVAGSRAAEVVHPDGASLAEKGTRS, encoded by the coding sequence ATGGAACCCCACGCGGTCTGGGCCATGTTCGCCTTCGTCGGCTACTGCGGGTGCGCCGGCATGCTTCTCCGGCGACGGTGGTCCATCGGTGCGATCGCCGCGGTGTCGGCCGGCTTCTGCGCGGTGCTTCCGGGCGTGGCGCTGATCGTCCGCGGCCTCTCCCAGCATGAGGTCGGCATCGTTCGCGACGGCGCGATCAGAGCCCTCGCGTCCGCGAGCCCGTACGTGACCGACCCCGCTGTTGTCGACGACGTCTTTCCGTACTTCCCGCTCATGAGCGTGTTCGGGATTCCTGGCGCCGCGTTCGGAGAGAACCCACTCGGGGATCCGCGAATCTCCTTCACGCTCTTCTTCGCCGTCGTCACGTGGGTGAGCCTGCGCCGGTTGGTGGACACGAAGATCGCTGTACGCGCAGAGATGCTGATGATCGCTTGCCCGTTGGTGGCGATCCCGATCGCGACCGGCGGAGTGGACCTGCCCGTCGCAGCGCTGGCGGGGCTCGCGGTGATAACCCTCTGGACGGGCGAGTACCGCCTGAACGCGATCGTGGTCGGTGTGGGGTGTGCGATCAAGTTCACGTTCTGGCCGCTCGCAGCGATGATGATCGTCGTCCAGGTCCGACGGGGCCGTCGTGCGGAGATTCGTCGGTGGGCGGCGGTGGTCGCCGCCATCGTCGGGGCAGCCGTCCTCCCCGCCGTGCTGGTCGATCCGCGAGGTTTCGCGCGGAGCGCTATCGAGTTCCCGCTGGGTCTCTCTGCGATCGAGTCGCCCGCCGGCGCAAGCGCACTCGGTGGCGCTCTCGCCGAGAAGGGATTCCTCGGGTACGCCGGCATCGTGACGTCCCTGCTGGCTTCCGCGGTGGCGATCACCTGGATCGCGCTGGCGAAGAGGCACCTGGGCCTGACGGACATACTGCTGCTCGCGGCCGCCGGTTACACGATCCTCTTTCTGGTCTCTCCGGTTTCTCGTGCAGGCTACTTCGTCCTGCCGTTCGTGCTCGGCGTCCTCGGCGTGGTCGCGCAGGTAGCCGGCTCCCGCGCCGCGGAGGTCGTGCACCCGGATGGGGCATCGCTCGCGGAGAAGGGCACCCGGTCGTGA
- a CDS encoding DUF4440 domain-containing protein, with amino-acid sequence MSTELHRPALDHRDPDADAAVERLVSVLQAGFDSGDADQYDSTFADDILWGTPKGQWLAGFPALNSAHHRMMGDTPVEPASRFEVIGSTHPAPDVVVAQVCRTALNGGFSEVAMYVLVRRADRWWVAAAQNTPVSAVLPPIDPV; translated from the coding sequence ATGTCCACCGAACTCCACCGCCCCGCCCTCGATCACCGTGATCCCGACGCCGACGCCGCCGTGGAGCGGCTCGTCTCCGTGCTCCAAGCCGGATTCGACAGCGGCGACGCCGACCAGTACGACTCGACGTTCGCTGATGACATTCTGTGGGGAACACCGAAGGGCCAGTGGCTTGCGGGGTTCCCCGCACTCAACTCCGCCCATCACCGCATGATGGGCGACACCCCCGTCGAACCCGCGTCGCGGTTCGAGGTCATCGGATCAACGCATCCCGCTCCCGATGTCGTTGTCGCGCAGGTCTGCCGCACAGCGCTCAACGGCGGTTTCAGCGAGGTCGCGATGTACGTCCTCGTCCGCCGGGCCGACCGGTGGTGGGTGGCCGCGGCCCAGAACACGCCCGTGTCCGCGGTCCTTCCTCCGATCGATCCCGTGTGA
- a CDS encoding serine/threonine-protein kinase has product MPEIGDAVAGYALLRRLGHGGTADVFLAQRPGEQAVALKLARRAAEDTRINQRFQREFDTAGRVHSPHAVAAIDHGEAPVVRAGRAVDVARPWIALQYVDGRPASALVPHGTVEPDLTVILPVLVDTGRALDACHRVGVLHRDVKPGNILVGDWDQHSARGYLSDFGTAQPLVPPATVLYDGDLLLSVPYAAPELLRAQDLCPQTDGYAFAATAFQLLTGQPPFRRSTDLAIRYAQLHDPVPPPDSVRRWLPSGLTAVFRKALAKQPEDRYDSCSRLAEILRRALRDVQPPPPRGGK; this is encoded by the coding sequence ATGCCCGAGATCGGAGATGCCGTCGCCGGGTACGCGCTCCTCCGGCGGCTCGGACACGGTGGCACTGCGGACGTGTTCCTCGCGCAGCGGCCCGGCGAGCAGGCCGTCGCGCTGAAACTGGCTCGTCGGGCCGCCGAAGACACGAGGATCAACCAGCGCTTCCAGCGGGAGTTCGATACCGCCGGACGAGTCCACAGTCCGCACGCCGTCGCGGCCATCGACCACGGCGAGGCGCCCGTCGTGCGTGCGGGCCGCGCGGTTGACGTCGCTCGCCCGTGGATCGCCCTGCAGTACGTGGACGGACGCCCGGCATCCGCCCTCGTTCCGCACGGCACCGTCGAGCCGGACCTCACGGTCATTCTTCCCGTACTGGTCGATACCGGCCGCGCCCTCGACGCCTGTCACCGAGTCGGGGTCCTGCACCGGGATGTCAAGCCCGGCAACATCCTCGTCGGGGACTGGGACCAGCACAGCGCCCGCGGATACCTGTCGGACTTCGGAACGGCACAACCGCTCGTGCCGCCGGCGACGGTCCTCTACGACGGTGACCTGCTCCTCTCGGTCCCGTACGCCGCGCCTGAGCTGCTGCGAGCGCAGGATCTGTGCCCGCAGACCGACGGATATGCCTTCGCGGCCACCGCGTTCCAGCTTCTCACCGGCCAGCCGCCGTTCCGGCGCAGCACCGACCTCGCCATCAGGTACGCGCAGCTCCACGACCCAGTGCCGCCGCCGGACTCCGTCCGACGGTGGCTCCCCTCCGGCCTCACGGCCGTGTTCCGCAAGGCGCTGGCCAAGCAACCCGAGGACCGCTACGACTCCTGCTCGCGACTCGCGGAGATCCTTCGCCGCGCACTCCGTGATGTGCAGCCGCCACCGCCGCGCGGCGGTAAGTAG
- a CDS encoding response regulator: protein MVSVLLADDDPTVRAAIRKILDGHSSITVAGEAVNGGDALIQSRGLDVDVMLLDIRMPLLTGLEVAREVLGDRTRATKVVLLTTFDLDEYVYEALRLGVSGFLVKSSTPDMITSAILEAVNGNVLLSPSVTVRLVKKYSRAYRHVDTQLLARLTGREREVLKAIATGLSNREIAADLVIAEETVKTHIGRILHKLQLRDRTQLVVFWYENDLG, encoded by the coding sequence GTGGTGTCCGTACTCCTGGCCGACGACGATCCGACCGTCCGTGCGGCGATTCGGAAAATCCTCGACGGCCACTCTTCGATCACCGTCGCCGGCGAAGCCGTCAACGGGGGTGACGCGTTGATCCAGTCGCGCGGCCTCGACGTCGACGTCATGCTTCTCGACATTCGGATGCCGCTCCTCACCGGCCTCGAGGTCGCCCGCGAGGTGCTCGGTGACCGGACGAGGGCCACGAAAGTCGTGCTCCTCACGACGTTCGACCTCGACGAATACGTCTATGAGGCCCTTCGTCTCGGCGTGAGCGGCTTCCTGGTCAAGTCCTCGACACCCGACATGATCACGTCGGCGATCCTCGAGGCCGTCAACGGGAACGTACTGCTCTCCCCGTCCGTCACGGTACGGCTGGTGAAGAAGTACTCGCGCGCGTACCGGCACGTCGACACACAGCTCCTCGCCCGCCTCACCGGGCGAGAACGCGAGGTGCTCAAAGCGATAGCAACAGGGCTGTCCAACAGGGAGATCGCCGCCGACCTCGTCATCGCCGAGGAGACCGTCAAGACCCACATCGGGCGGATCCTGCACAAGCTGCAGCTCCGCGACCGCACACAGCTCGTGGTGTTCTGGTACGAGAACGACCTCGGCTGA
- a CDS encoding sensor histidine kinase: MNSTHDRRRTPGTRRRSLALDITAWIAAGAMTLLALVPNATLFATYATGVAVSVIQALPLVVVRRWPIAAMAVQCAAIVTASVLAAGVAFPWSATTILVGIVVIGIVAARGSDRTVAVCLAAIVATAAVAPIRHHMPLGYFTAGALAGAVFVLVIRLIVHLRETSARLQAERRLRAVDEVRKEAAAQRSALSAQVHDIVGHHLAAISLTASSEAGRASSGAEKNHALSDIATSAALALSEIRSVLDETSLHPGPATEADPASLAQFLAGWEDVGVHINHSGVSIIDAADPALRHEAYLVTRQAITNAVQHGRTKSVRLIVADEGAVLRLTIANDADQGDVVLGRGLTSMRTRLAKHGHDLAIRTGDGVFELDVTLVKET; the protein is encoded by the coding sequence ATGAACAGCACGCACGACAGACGCCGAACACCTGGTACCCGGCGCCGATCGCTGGCGCTGGACATCACAGCGTGGATCGCCGCCGGCGCAATGACGCTGCTCGCTCTGGTGCCGAACGCCACGCTCTTCGCCACCTACGCCACCGGCGTGGCGGTCTCGGTGATCCAGGCGCTTCCGCTCGTCGTCGTCCGGCGGTGGCCGATCGCGGCGATGGCGGTCCAGTGCGCCGCAATCGTCACGGCATCGGTGCTCGCGGCCGGTGTCGCTTTCCCCTGGTCTGCCACGACGATTCTCGTCGGGATCGTCGTGATCGGGATCGTCGCGGCCAGGGGCTCGGATCGAACTGTCGCCGTCTGCCTCGCGGCGATCGTCGCGACGGCTGCGGTCGCCCCGATCCGGCACCACATGCCACTGGGCTACTTCACCGCAGGCGCTCTGGCCGGCGCTGTGTTCGTACTCGTGATCCGGCTGATCGTGCATCTGCGCGAGACATCGGCGCGCCTGCAGGCGGAGCGACGTTTACGCGCCGTCGACGAGGTCCGAAAGGAGGCCGCAGCGCAGCGCTCCGCCCTGTCCGCTCAGGTCCACGACATCGTGGGTCATCACCTCGCCGCCATCTCGCTGACCGCGTCGTCCGAAGCCGGGCGCGCGAGCTCCGGCGCCGAGAAGAACCACGCGCTGTCCGATATCGCGACCTCCGCCGCCCTCGCCCTGTCCGAGATCCGCTCCGTTCTCGACGAAACATCGCTACATCCCGGCCCCGCGACCGAGGCCGACCCCGCCTCGCTCGCCCAGTTCCTCGCGGGGTGGGAGGACGTCGGAGTGCATATCAACCACAGTGGCGTGAGCATCATCGACGCGGCGGACCCGGCCCTGCGCCACGAGGCGTACCTGGTGACCCGACAGGCGATCACGAACGCCGTCCAGCACGGCCGGACGAAGTCGGTCCGCCTCATCGTCGCCGACGAAGGCGCGGTTCTCCGACTCACGATCGCCAACGACGCGGACCAGGGGGACGTCGTCCTCGGCCGGGGGTTGACGAGCATGCGGACCCGCTTGGCGAAGCACGGCCACGACCTCGCGATCCGCACCGGGGATGGTGTCTTCGAGCTCGATGTCACCCTCGTCAAGGAGACTTGA
- a CDS encoding MFS transporter, whose product MTSATVLFMSVAAALGTATIYPLQPAIADVAASFGTGIGAVGVALSCGPVGYMLGLALLVPLVDRFPPRSVLALQFAALAVALAATVVAPSAAVLGVVLLVTGACSSVGAGLSSLVGRLAPVGRRSTDLGIVTAGISAGILIGRIAGGWLSDEIGWRAMLLTAAAACAIVAVVSAAILPAERGLVTQSYISGLWSMPGLLRRSATLRGAAFRGALWFFAFCAVWSGLAVALSQPPRSLSAERIGLYALAGLAGIVATRIAGRWTDRVGARPVILAGLVLAAAACVALAVGLNDAVVTLIALAAFDAGLFAAQVANQSTVLDIDPAAPARYNGVYMLVYFVGGSAGAAFGASAAAAVGWGWVTGACIVAIGLAAVLTGPDAGSRPTRDSGAI is encoded by the coding sequence ATGACCAGCGCGACCGTCCTTTTCATGTCCGTCGCGGCCGCGCTGGGGACCGCGACGATCTACCCGCTTCAGCCGGCGATCGCCGATGTCGCGGCGTCATTCGGCACCGGCATCGGCGCCGTCGGCGTCGCACTCTCGTGCGGACCGGTCGGCTACATGCTCGGGTTGGCGCTCCTGGTGCCGCTCGTGGACCGGTTCCCGCCCCGCTCCGTCCTCGCGCTGCAATTCGCGGCGTTGGCGGTCGCGCTCGCCGCGACGGTCGTCGCCCCCTCTGCCGCGGTGCTCGGAGTGGTCCTCCTGGTCACGGGCGCATGCTCGTCGGTCGGCGCGGGTCTGAGTTCCCTCGTCGGCCGCCTCGCGCCGGTCGGCAGGCGCTCGACGGATCTCGGGATCGTCACCGCCGGAATCTCGGCGGGAATCCTCATCGGTCGCATCGCCGGCGGATGGCTCAGTGATGAGATCGGCTGGAGGGCGATGCTGCTCACCGCCGCGGCCGCGTGCGCGATCGTCGCGGTGGTCTCGGCGGCGATTCTCCCCGCGGAGCGCGGCCTGGTCACCCAGTCCTACATCTCCGGGCTGTGGTCCATGCCGGGCCTGCTCCGTCGCTCCGCCACGCTGCGCGGCGCCGCCTTCCGGGGCGCGCTGTGGTTCTTCGCCTTCTGCGCCGTGTGGTCCGGACTCGCCGTGGCGTTGTCGCAGCCGCCGCGCTCCCTGAGCGCTGAAAGGATCGGGCTCTACGCGCTGGCTGGACTGGCCGGCATCGTCGCGACCCGCATCGCCGGTCGTTGGACCGACCGCGTCGGTGCCCGTCCCGTGATCCTCGCCGGCCTGGTGCTCGCTGCGGCTGCTTGCGTGGCCCTGGCCGTCGGCCTGAACGACGCCGTGGTCACTCTGATCGCGCTCGCCGCCTTCGACGCCGGGCTCTTCGCCGCACAGGTGGCGAACCAATCCACCGTCCTGGACATCGATCCGGCGGCGCCGGCCCGCTACAACGGTGTGTACATGCTCGTCTATTTCGTCGGGGGCAGCGCCGGCGCGGCCTTCGGCGCGAGTGCAGCCGCCGCCGTCGGCTGGGGATGGGTCACAGGAGCGTGCATAGTCGCGATCGGTCTGGCTGCGGTCCTCACCGGGCCGGACGCGGGCAGCCGCCCCACGAGGGATTCGGGCGCTATCTGA
- a CDS encoding enoyl-CoA hydratase/isomerase family protein yields MVNLTRDGAVLICDLGDGENRLDGTLVTALHAVLDDVDAVSGPAALVTTGSGRFYSNGLEPGAFAEDGYLDAVQGLLGRLLGSGTPTVAALQGHTYAGGLLLALAHDQRVMRADRGYLCLPEARLGFPFLPGMSALVGARVAPAVAHAAMVTAQRYDAEAALHAGLVDEIVEQDGVLASAIVRAAALAPMRGENLAVIKRTRYEHVLHRLAEPAMPPTSAAR; encoded by the coding sequence ATGGTGAATCTGACACGCGACGGCGCAGTGCTGATCTGCGACCTCGGAGACGGCGAGAATCGCCTCGACGGGACGCTGGTCACGGCTCTGCACGCCGTCCTGGACGACGTGGACGCGGTCTCGGGGCCCGCTGCGCTCGTCACCACCGGGAGCGGACGCTTCTACTCGAACGGCCTCGAACCGGGGGCCTTCGCCGAGGACGGCTACCTGGACGCGGTGCAGGGGCTGCTCGGCAGGCTGCTCGGCTCCGGCACGCCCACCGTCGCCGCGCTCCAGGGACACACCTACGCGGGCGGGCTGCTCCTCGCCCTGGCGCACGACCAGCGGGTCATGCGCGCCGACCGCGGATACCTGTGCCTGCCGGAGGCGCGCCTCGGGTTCCCCTTCCTCCCGGGGATGAGCGCGCTGGTCGGCGCGCGGGTCGCGCCCGCCGTCGCACATGCGGCGATGGTGACGGCCCAGCGGTACGACGCCGAAGCCGCCCTGCACGCCGGGCTCGTCGATGAGATCGTCGAGCAGGACGGTGTTCTCGCGTCGGCGATCGTGCGCGCGGCCGCTCTCGCCCCGATGCGGGGCGAGAACCTCGCCGTGATCAAGCGGACCCGGTACGAGCACGTCCTCCACCGACTCGCGGAACCCGCGATGCCGCCCACCTCTGCGGCCCGATGA
- a CDS encoding amino acid permease gives MTSQTDYDNSVLAHEEEGYHKTLKPRQIQMIAIGGAIGTGLFMGAGSRLHDAGPGLFLVYAVCGLVVFFILRALGELVLHRPSSGSFVSYAREFFGEKTAFVTGWLYFFNWAATAIVDVTAIALYVHYWGAFEAIPQWTIALIALAIVMAMNIISVKLFGEMEFWAAIIKVVALVGFLVVGIVILASRMKVDGHTTGPSLIADNGGLLPVGALPLIIVVSGVVFAYAAVELVGIAAGETAEPAKVMPRAINSVIVRIAVFYVGSLILLALLVPYTEFAKGTSPFVTFFSKIGVPYAGDVMNLVVLTAALSSLNAGLYSTGRILRSMALNGSGPAFTGKMNRNGVPFGGIALTGALTLLGVVLNMFVPEEAFNIALDLSALGIISTWAMILLCQIQLHRWADKGIVTRPAFRQLLSPWSSYASLVFLAAVIVLMCYENIWNLYAIIALVPMLIGGWYAVRGKVMAVAAERVGYTGRYPVLPEPPIPTDHGRDAE, from the coding sequence ATGACGTCACAAACGGATTACGACAACTCCGTCCTCGCACACGAGGAGGAGGGGTATCACAAGACCCTGAAACCGCGGCAGATCCAGATGATCGCGATCGGCGGCGCGATCGGAACGGGGCTGTTCATGGGCGCCGGCAGCCGACTGCACGATGCCGGCCCCGGCCTGTTCCTCGTCTACGCGGTGTGCGGCCTCGTGGTCTTCTTCATCCTCCGCGCCCTCGGCGAGCTGGTGCTGCATCGTCCGTCCTCGGGATCGTTCGTCTCGTACGCGCGTGAATTCTTCGGGGAGAAGACGGCGTTCGTCACCGGGTGGCTGTACTTCTTCAACTGGGCGGCGACGGCGATCGTGGACGTGACCGCGATCGCCCTGTACGTCCACTACTGGGGCGCGTTCGAGGCGATACCCCAGTGGACGATCGCCCTGATCGCGTTGGCGATCGTCATGGCCATGAACATCATCTCCGTCAAGCTCTTCGGCGAGATGGAGTTCTGGGCGGCGATCATCAAGGTCGTCGCACTGGTCGGATTCCTCGTCGTCGGCATCGTCATCCTCGCCTCGCGCATGAAGGTCGACGGACACACGACCGGCCCCTCGCTCATCGCCGACAACGGAGGCCTGCTCCCGGTCGGCGCCCTGCCGCTGATCATCGTCGTCTCGGGCGTCGTCTTCGCCTACGCCGCAGTCGAGCTCGTCGGCATCGCGGCGGGCGAGACCGCCGAGCCCGCCAAGGTGATGCCGCGCGCCATCAACTCCGTGATCGTGCGCATCGCCGTCTTCTACGTGGGCTCGCTCATCCTGCTCGCACTGCTCGTGCCGTACACCGAATTCGCCAAGGGCACCAGCCCGTTCGTCACCTTCTTCTCCAAGATCGGCGTACCGTACGCCGGCGACGTCATGAACCTCGTCGTTCTCACCGCAGCTCTGTCCAGCCTCAACGCAGGCCTGTACTCCACGGGTCGAATCCTGCGATCGATGGCACTCAACGGCAGCGGCCCGGCGTTCACCGGCAAGATGAACCGCAACGGCGTTCCCTTCGGCGGCATCGCCCTCACCGGTGCGCTCACCCTGCTCGGCGTGGTGCTGAACATGTTCGTCCCGGAGGAGGCCTTCAACATCGCGCTCGACCTCTCCGCGCTGGGCATCATCTCGACGTGGGCGATGATCCTGCTGTGCCAGATCCAGCTGCACCGATGGGCCGACAAGGGCATCGTCACTCGGCCGGCGTTCCGACAGCTCCTGTCTCCGTGGAGCAGCTACGCATCCCTCGTCTTCCTCGCGGCTGTCATCGTCCTCATGTGTTACGAGAACATCTGGAACCTGTACGCGATCATCGCCCTGGTGCCGATGCTCATCGGTGGCTGGTACGCGGTGCGCGGCAAGGTGATGGCCGTAGCGGCCGAGCGCGTGGGCTACACCGGCCGATACCCCGTACTCCCCGAGCCGCCCATCCCGACCGACCACGGTCGCGACGCCGAGTGA
- a CDS encoding PaaX family transcriptional regulator C-terminal domain-containing protein, with protein MDSALVPPVTARSAVLSLLLGANPPTLSGREIIGAMDLFGITESTTRVALTRMVANGDLTRDRGVYTLSERLAQRQRYAQPPEQRDWTGTWEMAVVTATGRSAADRVALREEMRRQRVAELREGVWTRPANLRRRWPQALLDVSVCFESRPTSDPAALAAQLWDLPAWSARGNEYLALIAAVDDEPARFRTMVAAVHHLQTDPLLPAEFLPVDWPAAQLTSLYDDYRAWLAELRDSLAPVR; from the coding sequence ATGGACAGCGCTCTCGTACCCCCGGTGACAGCGCGATCCGCTGTCTTGAGCCTGCTCCTCGGCGCGAATCCGCCTACGCTCAGCGGGCGCGAGATCATCGGCGCGATGGACCTTTTCGGTATCACGGAATCGACGACGCGGGTCGCCCTCACCCGGATGGTGGCGAACGGCGACCTCACTCGCGATCGCGGCGTGTACACGCTCTCCGAGCGGCTGGCGCAGCGCCAGCGCTACGCGCAGCCGCCGGAGCAACGGGACTGGACCGGGACCTGGGAGATGGCGGTCGTCACCGCGACCGGCCGCAGCGCCGCGGACCGGGTCGCACTGCGCGAGGAGATGCGCCGGCAGCGCGTCGCCGAGCTCCGGGAGGGTGTCTGGACCCGCCCCGCGAACCTCCGCCGCCGCTGGCCGCAGGCCCTCCTCGACGTCTCGGTCTGCTTCGAGTCCCGACCCACCTCCGACCCGGCGGCACTCGCCGCGCAGCTGTGGGACCTCCCCGCCTGGTCCGCGCGCGGCAACGAGTACCTGGCGCTGATCGCGGCCGTCGACGACGAGCCCGCCAGGTTCCGGACCATGGTCGCGGCGGTGCACCACCTGCAGACCGACCCGCTCCTCCCGGCGGAGTTCCTGCCCGTGGACTGGCCCGCCGCCCAGCTGACGTCGTTGTACGACGACTACCGCGCGTGGCTCGCCGAGCTCCGCGACAGCCTCGCGCCCGTCAGATAG
- a CDS encoding oxygenase MpaB family protein: MTDPQTPVDGTVVSLAPPLADDGRVGGTNAADPLAPGGFGRWIAGHPLVLLYANVPALIMPTLHPKIAHVLSEKDRALNGSEGLPDLQATARRLISTYEMVMGIVFAGPEADDVAHGLYELHRPIAGSMPDGTPYHAWNKDVWNWTWGSILKGGIDIAEEFGLFRTDGEREEAYRALTEIGRRYGVRGLPDTYADFVEYWQPIVDDVLAVSPEVRFIVDHALTLPRPRGWDAVPLPVWQLLSLPLVRTIRVGILAGVPERFHDELGLRATAIDRIERELHGLFWRTLPRPVAGLFGPAYFGLRRRFGTPGWRTFYSRAELAAQKDAADEIRRTATGPAH; this comes from the coding sequence ATGACCGATCCCCAGACGCCCGTGGACGGCACCGTCGTCTCTCTCGCCCCGCCCCTCGCCGACGACGGTCGGGTCGGCGGAACGAACGCCGCGGATCCGTTGGCGCCCGGCGGCTTCGGTCGCTGGATCGCGGGCCATCCGCTGGTCCTGCTGTACGCCAACGTCCCCGCGCTGATCATGCCGACCCTGCACCCCAAGATCGCCCACGTGCTGAGCGAGAAGGACCGCGCCCTCAACGGCAGCGAGGGCCTGCCCGACCTGCAGGCCACCGCGCGCCGCCTGATCAGCACGTACGAGATGGTCATGGGGATCGTCTTCGCCGGGCCGGAGGCCGACGACGTCGCGCACGGGCTCTACGAGCTGCACCGCCCGATCGCCGGCTCCATGCCCGACGGGACGCCGTACCACGCCTGGAACAAGGACGTCTGGAACTGGACCTGGGGATCGATCCTCAAGGGCGGCATCGACATCGCCGAGGAGTTCGGTCTCTTCCGCACGGACGGCGAGCGCGAGGAGGCGTACCGCGCACTCACCGAGATCGGGCGACGGTACGGAGTCCGCGGGCTCCCCGACACCTACGCCGATTTCGTCGAGTACTGGCAACCGATCGTCGACGACGTCCTCGCCGTGAGCCCGGAGGTGCGGTTCATCGTCGACCACGCACTCACCCTGCCCAGGCCGCGCGGCTGGGACGCGGTGCCCCTGCCGGTGTGGCAGCTGCTGTCGTTGCCGCTGGTGCGGACCATCCGGGTGGGGATCCTCGCCGGTGTCCCGGAGCGCTTCCACGACGAATTGGGCCTGCGCGCCACCGCGATCGACCGCATCGAGCGCGAGCTCCACGGGCTGTTCTGGCGCACCCTCCCGCGCCCCGTCGCGGGGCTCTTCGGGCCCGCCTACTTCGGCCTGCGCCGGCGCTTCGGCACCCCCGGGTGGCGCACCTTCTACTCGCGAGCCGAGCTCGCGGCGCAGAAGGACGCGGCGGACGAGATCCGTCGCACGGCAACGGGCCCCGCGCACTGA
- a CDS encoding FkbM family methyltransferase: protein MAAKTLWCVEPESAAVAALLPVDAVCLDIGGEYGLYATQFSAAAPLGRTLVIEANPVLCSWLRWVRRLLRATQLDVVGRAVGSQAGRVTFEVPRRRGRAVVGRGSVATRRGPNHEEFSRFDHFDVEVVTLDAIVAAAGLDRVDVVKADIEGMEAAMLDGAGETLRRFSPTWLLEIEYRHLSKFGRSPAEVFETLLRRGYTCSVYSRGRWEPTVGPVPGVRNYLFTPDRTGTAVADHCLTRDRSEEGPRTRACSGPRPPTTGRPGGRGRTSRPR from the coding sequence ATGGCCGCGAAGACCCTCTGGTGCGTCGAGCCGGAATCGGCCGCGGTCGCCGCACTACTCCCGGTGGATGCCGTCTGCCTGGACATCGGCGGTGAATATGGTCTCTACGCAACACAGTTCAGCGCGGCAGCTCCGCTCGGCCGCACCCTCGTCATCGAAGCCAACCCGGTGCTGTGCAGCTGGCTCCGATGGGTGCGTCGATTGCTGCGGGCGACGCAACTCGACGTGGTCGGGCGCGCTGTTGGTTCTCAGGCGGGACGCGTCACCTTCGAGGTACCTCGCCGGCGAGGCCGTGCCGTCGTCGGTCGCGGCTCGGTCGCAACGAGGCGAGGCCCGAACCACGAGGAGTTCTCCCGATTCGACCACTTCGACGTCGAGGTGGTCACACTGGACGCCATCGTCGCTGCGGCCGGGCTGGATCGCGTCGACGTCGTCAAGGCCGACATCGAGGGGATGGAGGCGGCCATGCTCGATGGTGCGGGTGAGACTCTTCGCCGATTCTCGCCGACCTGGTTGTTGGAGATCGAGTACAGGCACCTGTCCAAGTTCGGACGCTCCCCAGCGGAGGTGTTCGAGACCCTTCTTCGCCGCGGGTACACGTGCTCGGTGTACTCCCGCGGCCGATGGGAACCCACGGTCGGCCCGGTCCCGGGCGTGCGGAACTACCTCTTCACACCGGACCGTACGGGCACGGCGGTCGCGGATCACTGCCTCACACGGGATCGATCGGAGGAAGGACCGCGGACACGGGCGTGTTCTGGGCCGCGGCCACCCACCACCGGTCGGCCCGGCGGACGAGGACGTACATCGCGACCTCGCTGA